AAACCAAGCCCAATACCTGCAAGAAAAACCACACATGCAAATAATGATAGAAAATCAAATGAACTAAAAACAAACAACGTACCCGGGACAAAACTAAGAAATGCGCAGATAAGGAAGACCAATTCTATCTATTCTAAGAAAACCACGTAACTGGCTAGGTAGAAGAGCACTATCATTGTGCCAGTCTATATCAGAACTCCCAGGACCTCTCTTGGCAAGAAAATCAGTCACAATATTGCTTTCAAGATAAACATGACTCACACGATACTCAATGCGAGCTAAATGAGCAAATAAATCATCCTGATAATCCTCTAGATACTAAATACTACAATCAGTAtctttaataaaagaaaatgtacTTTAGGTGCTAGCTATACAAGGCAGCCTCATTTGCATCTCAAATAACAACTATTTTTTAAGATCTCAGATCTTAAGAATCATTTCACCTCGTTTGAGATCTTAATTCCCttggttttgtattttgtgaAAAAAGAACAAGATCTCATAAACGGGTGGTACTTTTGGTACATACATTAATCACTCGAACCCTTAAATTTACTGAGGGATAAGGGTTTaattggtttggttttggtcaaAAATATTTAAGACTGAATCAGTATAcactgattttatatttttttaaaccgaTTATATAATAGTTACATTTCAAAATCAGTACTCCGATTTTACAGATTTTCAATCCtgtttttcggttttaatatattatattatataatataatatatgatagtattataatatattatcatatatattataattgtattatagactatagtgatatattataatatattataatatatagtgatatagtattagtataattattaatacgcactatatattattagtataactattaatacaataaattatagtaatataagattttaaaatttaatattatattaattagtaatttatcatataaaacaaaactatttttatataattatatattatatataaaaattatatacaatatagcaaaaattaaaatatatatttatgaactggtttgattttagaaaaaaaaaattgaaactggatcaattttgataattaatttaaaaaaaaatataactaataCCGGACCGAACTAAATTCGATACCGATCCAATCTCTTGGTTCACTGGTTTTTTTTACACCTCGACTAAGGGATTTAAAAAATACTGATCACCAGACCGACTCGGTCCATTAATCAAGAAACGTACGATAGAATCCACTTTGCAACAAGTTCACGTTATTTTGGAATATTTCATGTAGATTGTTGAGATTGTTggaactttttattttcttgttttaccATGTCAATGGAACAAACCGGCCGGACTGCACTATTAATGGAGGACGTTGACCATGCAGCTCGGTGACGGCAAAACTGCACGTACGAAACACACCATGATCAACACGGTTCGGTCGGCACACCAAGCCCAGAATTGGCCGGGGTCAACGGTGCCGTGCTTGGTCTAATCTCTTCGCCGAACAAAGGGGGTTGATTTGCACTCCTACTTCTAATTAATTAGTAGGTTACGATCCACCATATATATAAGCAAGAGGATAAACTTGTTACGAAAGAGTACTATTAATTTCATCCAAGAGTACTATCACATTATATCGGAATTTGAACATCATTTCTCAACAAtcttgtttgtctttttcttatCTTCGTCCTTGGCCTCAATAAGGGCAAGCACTTGAGATCGTTCGATggtgcctctttttttttttttttctttttttttctttttttaaatttacatatttacATAGTCAAATTCTAAGTACTTGTTCTCAATTTGGCTTGACGTTGTGTTACGTCATATTTTTATGTACGTAATCTGTACGAGTTTGGCGACAAATTAATAATAAGCTAAGAAAGAGAAAGCATAGTGCCAATTTCATGTGTTCCTGTGGCGTGGGTCTTCTCGTCGTCGTTCACAAGTACTCTTTGGCTAAGTCTTAGTTGCAAATCAGGAAACCATGATGCGTTGTCCttcaacattttcttttcattcagctgcattttaaaaaatgaatgagtaaaataaaagctgggaagaagaagaagaaacaatgtCATGTATATGTCAGACTTAAAAGgtggaaaatacaaaataaattcaagTCGCGATCAATCATGCATGTGGCGTTGAAGTTCATGTAAAAGTTGAAGTTAATGGAAAAgtatagatttaattatttttattatatgctTGATAAAAACCTCAAAAAGGGTATTTCTCgtatatattaaaaagttacCTCAAGCCGAAACGGGGGCTCAAACTCGGGTTTAAAGCTATTGGAGTTTCTCACAAGATCTTCTGAAGTTGATAGGAGCTGCCTACCGTTTGTACTGGCGACAGCAATATTATCCCACGTAATATTGGTATTAGTTCTTTTAACTTTCCTTTGACTGCTAATCGTTTCGAATGTTGGAGGCCTGCATGATCTCTTTTTCTCAAGAAATCGGCTAGGTCTCATGGGTCCAATTCGGAAGTCTTTATCCATTGCATGAGTTCGGTTTGAAGATGTGGAATTGCCTTGAGTTTCGATGGCTGTTTTGCTGCTGTTGAAATCCTTTTGATCTCCTCCAATGCATGAGTTTGGTTTGCTTATTAGACAACTTGCCCTTGATCTCATGGCATGCTGATTAGTAGCTGGCCACTGCTGCAGCCTATATGACAGATCGAGATGAGGGAATCACGAACATGAAACAAATTCGTGTTTCTTAAAAGAATAGTGATATGTGCAAGCATTACATACACAAATCTCGTGCAGACACTTTTTTGAAAATGACTTGCACAAATCTTGCTTGTATCTAGTAGTACTCTATTTCACATATATGCCAACAACAATCTcggaattttatttattttttaagaaattatttcACTTTTCTTGACCAAATTCTTCACTTTATAATCATGTGACTGAGTTACAAGAAGAGTATTATATAGATGAATATAACTAAATGCAGTATGCCAagaattttttccagaaatatcAGTTACCTTGGGAGGCGGCTAGCTTGGATCATATGATGATGATCTAAAGATAGTTGGGAGAGGGGTGACTGCAAAAGACCATGAACAACATTATACTCATCATGATAATCAGAATGCCTGGCTAGAACTATCCCACCATTCTCCATTCTGAAGTGCCGATGATGAGTAGGACTGGTCGTTTGGTGCAGAATGCCTTGCATATGATTTCTTCCTTGCAATTGGCTGTACGTTTGACTCAACACTGTAAaaaaaggagggacgaaatcaggggttatatatatttaaaagcaaaacgagttttgttacgtataagcaaagtcgcatattaatctgtgtactaatactgatttcttcgtatttaaaatttaaattagtattgttttcaataaaatttactttttgatcaatcacattagattaatacatatattagtgcgtaattatatttgtaactagattttttcaaaacgaAATGCCTAAGTTTCTATCCTAATTCACTTCCATCAATATGGTCGGGACAAAAACACATTTTGAACAAGCACGTACAGAAACCTCAGAGCTAGAAGGTTTTCATCAGGTAaaatttgtattaaatattaattataatattctgaattattaatttttgacaCATTAAAGCTCCGAGCCTCCTAGGAGCTTCTTTAAAGTACTTATGAGTTATCTTTGTTTAATTTCCCGGCCGGTCATATCATTACGTGAACGTCTATATATACGTGATATTGATTAATATATCATAAGCTAGCGAaattaaatatcataaaaattcaTTACCTTGTCCAGCCTCATCGAGCTTCTTACTTCTATACATCTGAAATAAACGAttcaaaaaatgaatgaaagtactaattattataaactagcaaaaaatcaaaaagagatAACATTGTAATGACTTTAGAAAAACAGTAGTCGGTCATGAGTCAATTTTATTTAGGTGCAgtagtttggatagtaagataagatggtttcatatgaaagttaaataaaatattattataatattattttttaatattattattattttgagatttgaaaaaattaaattgtttattatatatattttgtgtgggaatttcataaaattataatgatgaaatgagatgagataaaatacttttactaTCGAAACGGGGTCTTAAGTAATCAATGCACGTGAGACTTAACACATGATTATCTTTATAGCCTAATCACTTTAAGACCCcatttggatattgagttgaTTTCCTCTCATGATCCCATCTTATCTGAATATCCAAACGTATACCAtttaaacacaaatatatttttaatttcaaatgattttaatatttttatctaatcattacaactttctcaaaacttctaaataaaataaaaaatataatttaatttttttaaatctcaaaacaaaattaataatattaaaaaatatattcttataatatttttattcaattttttctttctaattttttaaaatcacataaaatatattaactgaaactattttattattattcacaaactattttactactatatTCAAATTTCTCGTATGATCTCGTCTCATTGTTCAAACAGGCCTAAACAAGTTTTTCGTATTTCTAACATGGGGCTAGGGTTTTACAAACTCCAATATCATCAGAGGTGGGCTCTTACGAGGTAAAATTGGGCTTTATGATTAGTTAATTCTAGAAAAGCGTCAAACTGATGATTAATCAGCTTTTTAAGGTTATAATTAACAAATATAATCATAATGATCCCATGATTTGCAGTACCTGTAAATGACTCTTTACGTGGGCTATACTGAGTCCTCTCACGCTCATGAGCTGAAGAACTGATTTGGGAGTTGCTCCTGCACCATTAATCCAGGCCGAAGATCAGTACTATATATTAGGTAAATAGATTGGGAATTAAAAACATATCTATCATTgaaactctctttcttttttttatttctttgacaaGTATATGTATGCATGGTTGAAACTCACTATCTTGTCCACCGAGCCTTTCAACGGCATGAACAAAAGAGAGATGGAGCTCAGGAGTCCACCGAAGCCGAGGCATTTTTGATCTAACATATTGCCTGACTCTAGTAGTCGTcctttcatgatttccttgatCATCAGTACCGGAGATCTCGTTATTAACTGAATTCCCATCTATTCTTTTCACATGGTCATCCTCATTAATATTGCTGAGTCCAGCAACCTGAGCCGTACTATCACCCTCTTCAGTACTACAGGCTTCTTCATTTAAGTCAAAAGACGAGCACCTTTGTGAAGACACTACAGAGGCATTTTCGACCTGTTCCTCACTCCTGTCACTACTTTCTTCATTATCATAGATATCTGATGATCCTTCTGTCATGGCTAGCTACTTCAATTTTCTTTAAACGGCCACCTCCAAAAATTGAGTTCTTTCTTCAGAAGTTAGACCGCTGAAAGAAAAAGGAGCTGAAATAATGTAAGCTTGTTTTAGGTTATAAATAACTCGCTAGGTTTCAATCTGACGCTTGCTAATG
This genomic interval from Carya illinoinensis cultivar Pawnee chromosome 10, C.illinoinensisPawnee_v1, whole genome shotgun sequence contains the following:
- the LOC122278735 gene encoding two-component response regulator ORR24-like → MTEGSSDIYDNEESSDRSEEQVENASVVSSQRCSSFDLNEEACSTEEGDSTAQVAGLSNINEDDHVKRIDGNSVNNEISGTDDQGNHERTTTRVRQYVRSKMPRLRWTPELHLSFVHAVERLGGQDRATPKSVLQLMSVRGLSIAHVKSHLQMYRSKKLDEAGQVLSQTYSQLQGRNHMQGILHQTTSPTHHRHFRMENGGIVLARHSDYHDEYNVVHGLLQSPLSQLSLDHHHMIQASRLPRLQQWPATNQHAMRSRASCLISKPNSCIGGDQKDFNSSKTAIETQGNSTSSNRTHAMDKDFRIGPMRPSRFLEKKRSCRPPTFETISSQRKVKRTNTNITWDNIAVASTNGRQLLSTSEDLVRNSNSFKPEFEPPFRLELNEKKMLKDNASWFPDLQLRLSQRVLVNDDEKTHATGTHEIGTMLSLS